The following are encoded together in the Juglans microcarpa x Juglans regia isolate MS1-56 chromosome 2D, Jm3101_v1.0, whole genome shotgun sequence genome:
- the LOC121250303 gene encoding LOW QUALITY PROTEIN: protein ALP1-like (The sequence of the model RefSeq protein was modified relative to this genomic sequence to represent the inferred CDS: inserted 1 base in 1 codon), with the protein MEISSFPFLNQEDHSYLYSLFQEMENFNVNKNSIKRRRKESGGGNKEETKQSALRDMLMSSLVLLGEEEKQDQERGWILDAQQDKALSEADTMENTRAMNDFYSQLESIYSDLDQLDSSRTKRARRSPVSAATAAAPDNAGSNNPPPQDAAATGARGQPHHRRLWVKDRSKDWWDQHNHPEFPEEEFRRAFRMSKATFNMICDELEAVVTKKNTMLREAIPVRQRVAVCIWRLATGEPLRVVSKRFGLGISTCHKLVLEVCSAIRSVLMPKFLQWPDENRLRTIKDEFQLISGIPNIGGSMYTTHAPIIAPKVNVAAYFNKRHTERNQKTSYSITVQGXVDPKGVFTDVCIGWPGSMPDDQVLEKSALSQRAQMGLLKDVWVVGNSGHPLTDWVLVPYTHQNLTWCQHAFNEKVGEVQRVAKEAFARLKGRWSCLQKRTEVKLQELPVVLGACCVLHNICEMRNEEMGPELSFELFDDEMICDNSLSSVSSIQARDLIAHDLLHRGQAGTRYTL; encoded by the exons ATGGAAATTAGTTCTTTCCCATTTCTTAATCAAGAAGATCATTCATACCTCTACAGTTTGTTCCAAGAGATGGAGAATTTCAATGTGAACAAAAACTCGATAAAGCGGAGACGGAAAGAAAGTGGTGGGGGTAATAAGGAAGAGACGAAGCAGAGCGCGTTGAGGGATATGCTAATGAGTTCACTAGTCTTGTTAGGTGAGGAGGAGAAGCAAGATCAAGAAAGAGGGTGGATTTTGGATGCTCAGCAAGATAAGGCCCTCTCCGAGGCCGACACCATGGAAAATACTCGAGCTATGAACGACTTCTATTCACAGCTCGAAAGTATTTACTCTGATTTGGACCAATTGGATTCCTCTAGGACCAAGCGGGCCCGCCGGTCCCCTGTTTCTGCCGCTACCGCTGCTGCACCGGACAATGCCGGGTCCAATAATCCTCCGCCACAGGATGCTGCGGCGACTGGAGCTAGGGGCCAGCCGCACCATCGCCGGCTGTGGGTTAAGGACCGGTCCAAGGACTGGTGGGACCAGCACAACCACCCTGAATTTCCCGAAGAGGAGTTCCGCCGCGCGTTTCGGATGAGCAAGGCCACGTTCAACATGATCTGCGACGAGCTCGAAGCCGTTGTTACGAAGAAGAACACGATGCTTCGAGAAGCGATTCCGGTTCGCCAACGCGTTGCTGTGTGTATTTGGAGATTGGCCACCGGTGAGCCTCTTCGAGTCGTGTCGAAGCGATTCGGGTTGGGTATATCCACTTGTCACAAGCTTGTTCTCGAGGTTTGCTCGGCTATTCGTAGTGTTCTAATGCCAAAGTTCCTTCAATGGCCAGACGAGAATAGATTGAGGACGATTAAGGATGAATTTCAGTTGATTTCAGGGATACCGAACATTGGTGGTTCTATGTACACGACCCACGCTCCTATCATCGCCCCGAAGGTTAACGTGGCTGCTTACTTCAACAAGCGGCACACGGAGAGAAACCAGAAGACTTCGTACTCTATAACAGTTCAGG TTGTTGATCCTAAAGGAGTGTTCACCGATGTTTGCATTGGTTGGCCTGGTTCGATGCCCGATGACCAGGTGTTGGAGAAGTCTGCACTGAGCCAGAGGGCCCAGATGGGGCTCTTGAAGGATGTTTGGGTTGTTGGGAATTCTGGGCATCCTCTCACGGACTGGGTTTTGGTTCCTTATACGCACCAGAACCTCACTTGGTGTCAGCATGCGTTCAACGAGAAGGTCGGGGAGGTTCAGAGGGTTGCAAAGGAGGCATTCGCGAGGTTGAAAGGGAGGTGGTCTTGCTTGCAGAAGAGAACAGAGGTGAAACTCCAAGAGTTGCCAGTGGTTCTTGGGGCTTGCTGTGTCTTGCACAATATCTGTGAGATGAGAAATGAAGAGATGGGTCCGGAGCTGAGTTTTGAGCTttttgatgatgagatgatcTGTGACAATAGCTTGAGTTCTGTGAGTTCAATTCAGGCTAGGGATCTGATTGCCCACGATCTGTTGCACCGTGGCCAGGCAGGCACTCGTTACACTTTATag
- the LOC121250684 gene encoding uncharacterized protein LOC121250684 encodes MSSCSSMASLLSPRPTASLLHKVNRVSSITSTITQPKAHLTFVKNERLHRLSFMTNAKMAVEGEVLEKESVSVDGKDYGVVSVHHVGILCENLERSLEFYQNVLGLEINEARPDDKLPYRGAWLWVGSEMIHLMELPNPDPLTGRPQHGGRDRHTCVAIRDVSKLKTILDKAGIPYTLSRSGRPAIFTRDPDANALEFTQVDV; translated from the exons ATGAGTTCCTGCTCTTCCATGGCTTCCCTTCTCAGTCCACGTCCTACGGCATCTCTCCTGCACAAG GTGAATCGCGTGAGTTCCATTACGTCTACAATCACACAACCCAAAGCTCATCTGACTtttgtgaaaaatgaaagattGCACAGGCTTAGTTTCATGACAAATGCTAAGATGGCTGTTGAAGGGGAAGTGCTGGAGAAAGAGTCAGTCAGTGTCGATGGCAAAG ATTATGGAGTTGTTAGTGTCCACCATGTTGGAATTCTGTGTGAAAACCTTGAGAGGTCACTCGAGTTCTATCAGAATGTTCTGG GTCTTGAAATAAATGAGGCAAGGCCAGATGATAAGCTCCCTTATAGAGGTGCTTGGTTGTGGGTGGGTTCTGAGATGATTCATTTGATGGAGCTTCCCAATCCAGACCCCTTAACTGGACGGCCTCAACATGGTGGCCGGGATCGTCATACTTGTGTTGCTATTAGAGATGTGTCTAAGCTAAAAACAATCCTTGATAAAGCTG GTATTCCCTACACACTTAGCCGCTCTGGGAGGCCAGCAATTTTTACACGAGATCCGGACGCAAATGCTCTAGAATTTACTCAAGTGGATGTCTGA
- the LOC121250521 gene encoding U-box domain-containing protein 34-like — protein MTSVAVAVNGGSGGGRGRGSRRAVRWAVKNLMPRADRFVLVHVMPKITAIPTPSGEHIPVEELAENVVEMYMEDVKLKFEEIFVPFQELCKTRKVETLLLEDNDPATALLRYVSESRIKSLVLGSCSLNFVMRMLKGPGVPTTVLRGVAGSCDIYIVSRDNILTKPAASSSTGDYGEVSSDNIEQITELHSPHVEPKVQKSFGASSISQLSYLNSQILTKMDSSANADSSENSILDQERNHRNFGGDIETIKLCNSFSSTISGQSDMQAEVEQLQLEIQNTVALYKRACEELVHAQNNVELLSSECLEEARRVNAGLEREEALRKIAAEDKAKYLEAIKEVQEAKKVLAKEANERKIAELNALKASLGKQTIVDALFSGDLRYRRYTRDEIEAATEFFSESNVIGEGGYGKVYKCSLDHTPVAVKVLSHDATGKKEEFLKEVEVLSQLRHPNVVLLLGACPESGCLVYEYLENGSLEEYIFHQNGKAPLPWFVRFQIVFEVACGLAFLHNSKPDPIVHRDLKPGNILLDRNNVSKIGDVGLAKIIYDVVPDDITEYRESILAGTLCYMDPEYLRTGTIRPKSDLYAFAVITFQLLTGRQPNGLPSIIENAITNGSLPDILDKSVRDWPLAETEELAQIALRCSKLRCRDRPDLDTEVLPVLKRVSEVAKASLRIERENIYAPKHYFCPILQEIMDDPHIAADGFTYEHEAIKAWLEKHNVSPVTRLRLHHFTLTPNHTLRSAIQEWRSRVTFSHA, from the exons ATGACGTCAGTGGCAGTTGCAGTGAACGGTGGCTCCGGCGGAGGAAGAGGCAGGGGAAGCAGACGAGCTGTTCGGTGGGCGGTTAAGAATCTCATGCCCAGAGCAGATCGCTTCGTCTTAGTCCATGTTATGCCCAAAATAACTGCAATCCCAACTCCGT cAGGAGAGCATATTCCCGTGGAAGAACTGGCTGAAAATGTGGTGGAGATgtacatggaggatgtgaaacTAAAGTTTGAAGAAATCTTTGTCCCATTTCAGGAACTATGCAAGACAAGAAAG GTGGAAACTTTGCTTCTGGAGGATAATGATCCTGCAACTGCACTTCTTAGATACGTATCTGAGTCAAGAATTAAGAGTTTAGTATTGGGCTCTTGCTCCTTAAATTTTGTTATGAG GATGCTAAAGGGACCAGGAGTACCAACCACTGTTCTGAGAGGTGTTGCTGGCAGTTGCGATATTTATATTGTATCTAGAGACAATATACTTACAAAACCAGCTGCTTCCTCGTCCACTGGTG ATTATGGGGAAGTCTCCAGTGACAATATTGAACAAATAACTGAGCTTCATTCTCCCCATGTAGAACCCAAGGTTCAAAAAAGCTTCGGAGCATCATCAATATCACAGCTTAGTTACctaaattctcaaatattaacaaaaatggATTCTTCTGCAAATGCGGATTCTTCTGAAAATTCCATTTTAGATCAGGAAAGGAATCATCGCAACTTTGGAGGCGACATTGAAACTATCAAGCTCTGCAATTCCTTCTCCTCTACAATATCTGGGCAG TCAGATATGCAAGCTGAAGTAGAACAACTGCAACTGGAAATTCAGAATACTGTTGCCCTGTACAAACGAGCCTGTGAAGAGCTGGTTCATGCTCAAAACAAT GTCGAGTTACTTTCTTCTGAATGCCTTGAAGAGGCTAGAAGAGTGAATGCTGGTCTAGAAAGAGAAGAAGCTCTTAGAAAAATTGCTGCTGAAGATAAAGCCAAGTATTTGGAAGCTATAAAGGAGGTTCAGGAGGCAAAAAAGGTGCTTGCTAAAGAGGCTAATGAAAGGAAGATAGCTGAACTGAATGCCCTCAAGGCTTCCTTGGGGAAACAGACAATTGTTGATGCACTATTCTCTGGAGACTTGAGGTACAGAAGGTATACTAGGGATGAAATAGAGGCAGCAACCGAATTCTTCTCTGAGAGTAATGTGATTGGTGAAGGTGGGTATGGGAAAGTTTACAAGTGCAGTCTTGATCACACTCCAGTAGCTGTGAAGGTTCTAAGTCATGATGCAACTGGCAAGAAAGAGGAGTTTCTGAAAGAG GTTGAAGTTCTAAGCCAGCTGCGCCATCCCAACGTGGTTTTGTTGCTTGGAGCCTGTCCTGAGAGTGGTTGCCTGGTCTATGAATACTTGGAAAATGGAAGCTTGGAGGAATATATTTTCCATCAAAATGGGAAAGCACCACTTCCTTGGTTCGTTCGGTTCCAGATAGTTTTTGAAGTAGCTTGTGGACTTGCATTCTTACATAACTCAAAGCCAGATCCAATTGTCCATCGAGATCTGAAACCGGGTAATATCTTGTTAGACCGAAATAATGTGAGCAAAATTGGAGATGTTGGGCTtgctaaaattatttatgatgtcGTGCCTGACGACATCACGGAGTACAGAGAATCAATCCTTGCTGGTACACTCTGCTACATGGACCCAGAATATCTTAGAACTGGCACCATCCGACCCAAGTCAGATTTATATGCTTTTGCGGTCATAACCTTCCAGTTGTTAACAGGCCGCCAACCAAATGGCCTTCCATCGATTATTGAAAATGCCATTACAAACGGCTCCCTTCCTGACATCCTAGATAAGTCAGTCAGAGATTGGCCATTGGCCGAAACAGAGGAATTAGCTCAAATTGCACTGAGGTGTTCCAAACTCAGATGCAGGGATAGACCAGATCTTGACACCGAAGTTCTACCGGTCCTCAAAAGAGTTAGTGAAGTTGCAAAAGCAAGTTTGAGAATAGAAAGAGAGAATATTTATGCACCAAAGCACTACTTCTGCCCAATCCTACAG GAAATCATGGATGACCCACACATTGCTGCTGATGGTTTTACTTATGAGCACGAAGCAATTAAGGCATGGCTCGAGAAACATAATGTATCCCCTGTGACAAGACTCAGACTCCACCATTTTACTTTAACTCCAAACCACACTCTACGTTCTGCCATCCAGGAGTGGAGATCACGTGTGACATTTTCACATGCCTAG
- the LOC121249872 gene encoding subtilisin-like serine-protease S, giving the protein MDSFAYAESRRRCIVLLYLFLGVFLAKIRFCFCAKVYVVYMGSKTGGNPNEILSQDHEMLASVHGGSIELAQASHVYSYRHGFRGFAAKLTEDQAFQISTIPGVVSVFPNSKRRLHTTHSWDFMGLVGEETMEIPGYSTKNQVNVIVGFIDTGIWPESPSFSDEAMPPVPSRWKGKCQSGEAFNASSCNRKVIGARYYMSGYEAEEESGNKMSFRSPRDSSGHGSHTASTAAGRYVENMNYKGLAAGGARGGAPMTRIAVYKTCWDSGCYDVDLLAAFDDAIRDGVHILSVSLGPAAPQGDYFIDAISLGSFHATAHGILVVSSAGNEGNQGSATNLAPWMLTVAASSTDRDFSSDIMLGDGTNFTGESLSLFEMNASARIISASQAYAGYFTPYQSSYCLESSLNSTKARGKVLVCRHAESSMESKLEKSVVVKEAGGVGMILVDEADKDVAIPFVIPAAIVGREKVDQILSYVKSTRKPVSRIFHAKTTLGSQPAPRVAAFSSKGPNALTPEILKPDVTAPGLNILAAWSPAIGKLHFNILSGTSMACPHVTGIATLIKAVYPSWSPSAIKSAIMTTATVLDKNGKPLIVDPEGRRGNAFDYGSGFVNPTRVLDPGLIYDAKPRDYISFLCSIGYDKRSLHLVTRDNSTCHGAFRTPSSLNYPSITVPNLKDTFSVTRTVTNVGRPKSIYNALVSSPRGINVTVVPKRLIFDQFGEKIKFTVKFKVAAPSKGYVFGLLSWRNRDSLVSSPLVVRVAPSNLGLMR; this is encoded by the exons atggaTTCATTCGCTTATGCAGAGAGTAGGAGACGTTGCATCGTCTTACTTTATCTGTTTCTTGGTGTTTTTCTTGCAAAGATCAGATTTTGCTTTTGCGCTAAG GTTTATGTAGTCTATATGGGAAGCAAAACTGGCGGAAACCCAAACGAGATTCTGAGTCAGGACCATGAAATGCTTGCATCTGTTCATGGAGGAAG CATCGAGCTAGCACAGGCATCTCACGTTTACAGTTACAGACATGGTTTCAGAGGCTTTGCTGCCAAGTTGACGGAAGACCAAGCTTTCCAGATTTCTA CGATACCGGGAGTGGTTTCGGTGTTTCCCAATTCGAAAAGAAGGCTACACACCACTCATTCGTGGGATTTCATGGGTCTTGTGGGCGAGGAAACCATGGAGATTCCTGGGTACTCCACCAAGAACCAAGTCAACGTTATTGTTGGTTTCATTGATACCG GAATTTGGCCTGAATCCCCAAGTTTTAGTGATGAAGCCATGCCTCCAGTGCCTTCCAGATGGAAAGGGAAATGCCAATCGGGAGAGGCATTCAATGCTTCATCTTGCAACAG GAAAGTGATTGGAGCTAGATACTATATGAGTGGCTACGAAGCAGAAGAAGAATCAGgaaacaaaatgtcatttaGATCTCCGAGGGACAGCTCTGGTCATGGAAGCCACACAGCCTCAACAGCTGCCGGTCGTTATGTCGAAAATATGAATTATAAGGGGCTGGCAGCTGGAGGAGCTAGAGGTGGTGCACCTATGACCAGGATTGCAGTATACAAGACATGTTGGGATTCCGGTTGCTATGATGTGGACTTACTGGCTGCCTTCGATGATGCAATCAGAGATGGGGTTCACATCTTGTCTGTGTCTTTGGGTCCTGCTGCTCCCCAGGGTGACTATTTCATAGATGCTATTTCTTTGGGGTCATTCCATGCCACCGCTCATGGAATTTTGGTAGTTTCTTCAGCTGGAAATGAAGGAAACCAAGGCTCTGCAACAAATCTTGCCCCATGGATGCTGACTGTTGCTGCTAGCTCAACAGATAGAGATTTTTCTTCCGATATCATGCTAGGTGATGGTACCAATTTCACG GGTGAAAGTCTCAGTCTCTTTGAAATGAATGCCTCCGCGAGGATCATTTCTGCCTCCCAAGCCTATGCTGGATATTTCACTCCTTATCAATCCAG TTACTGTTTGGAGAGTTCCTTGAATAGCACCAAGGCCAGAGGGAAGGTCCTGGTCTGTCGACATGCAGAGAGTTCAATGGAGTCAAAGCTGGAAAAGAGTGTGGTAGTGAAAGAAGCTGGTGGAGTTGGCATGATACTAGTTGATGAAGCAGATAAGGATGTTGCCATCCCATTTGTGATACCTGCAGCTATTGTTGGGAGGGAGAAAGTGGATCAGATCCTCTCTTATGTTAAAAGCACACG GAAACCAGTGTCTAGAATTTTCCATGCAAAGACTACATTGGGGTCTCAACCAGCACCCCGCGTTGCAGCATTTTCTTCTAAAGGTCCCAATGCCTTGACCCCAGAGATTTTGAAG CCTGATGTCACAGCTCCTGGATTGAACATCCTTGCAGCCTGGTCTCCAGCAATTGGAAAACTGCATTTCAACATTCTTTCTGGTACTTCAATGGCTTGCCCACATGTAACAGGAATTGCTACCTTGATCAAAGCTGTTTATCCTTCATGGTCTCCATCTGCTATTAAATCAGCCATCATGACAactg CTACTGTTTTGGATAAGAACGGCAAACCACTCATAGTGGATCCGGAAGGAAGAAGGGGTAATGCATTTGATTATGGCTCTGGGTTTGTGAACCCAACGAGGGTCCTTGATCCAGGACTCATCTATGATGCAAAACCAAGAGACTACATATCATTTCTTTGTTCAATTGGTTATGACAAGAGGTCATTACATCTGGTTACAAGAGACAACAGTACATGTCATGGGGCCTTCAGAACACCATCTTCTCTGAACTATCCTTCTATCACGGTGCCTAATCTCAAGGACACCTTCTCAGTAACTCGAACTGTGACCAATGTTGGGAGACCAAAAAGTATCTATAATGCTTTAGTTTCTTCTCCCAGGGGAATCAATGTCACTGTTGTGCCGAAGCGATTAATCTTTGACCAGTTCGGCGAGAAGATCAAGTTTACCGTGAAATTCAAGGTGGCTGCTCCATCAAAGGGATATGTTTTTGGGTTGTTGTCATGGAGGAACAGAGACTCACTGGTTAGTAGCCCTCTGGTTGTCCGGGTTGCACCTTCAAACTTGGGGTTGATGAGATAA